One window of the Staphylococcus equorum genome contains the following:
- the purL gene encoding phosphoribosylformylglycinamidine synthase subunit PurL: MSKFLEPSSEEIKLERLYKDMGLTDKEYDKVCEILGRAPNFTEIGIFSVMWSEHCSYKHSKPFLTQFPTTGNHVLMGPGEGAGVVDIGDDQAVVFKVESHNHPSAVEPYQGAATGVGGIIRDIVSMGARPINLLNSLRFGELTEKQNRRLLRGVVAGIGGYGNCIGIPTTAGEIEFDSRYDGNPLVNAMCVGVIDHDMIQKGTAKGEGNPVIYVGLKTGRDGIHGATFASEELSEDSESKRPSVQIGDPFVGKKLMEATLEAITFDELVGIQDMGAAGLTSSSSEMAAKGGSGLHLKLENVPTREEGISPYEMMLSETQERMLLVVEKGTEDKFLELFDKHELDSAVIGEVTNTDRFVLTYEDEVYADIPVQPLSDEAPVYTLEGEAPEYSTAKNDYSNIDVENVFDQLLQHPTIASKRYLYEQYDQQVGANTIVKPGLQSSVVRVEGTNKAIASTIDGEARYVFNNPYEGGKMVVAEAYRNLISVGATPLAMTDCLNYGSPENKEIYQQLADSTKGMAEACEVLSTPVVSGNVSLYNENREASIFPTPVVGMVGLIEDIQYLNEFTPHAGDTLYIVGETKDDFGGSQIEKLLYKEVNHEFEAIDLSDEVRKGESIKQVIRNGIASHVQTVGKGGLLVTLARISAHYQLGMNVNLDVTNEQLFSETQGRYVVAVKEGQSFDVENAVEIGKLTQDNHFLVSNKEVQVTREVKNLNELWEGAIPKCMTTVD, translated from the coding sequence ATGTCTAAATTTTTAGAACCAAGCTCAGAGGAAATTAAATTAGAACGCTTATATAAAGATATGGGTTTAACTGATAAAGAATACGACAAAGTTTGTGAAATCTTAGGACGTGCACCTAATTTTACTGAAATAGGTATTTTTTCTGTAATGTGGAGTGAACATTGTTCATACAAACATTCAAAGCCATTTTTAACACAATTCCCAACTACTGGTAATCATGTATTAATGGGACCAGGTGAAGGCGCTGGTGTCGTGGATATTGGCGATGATCAAGCAGTAGTATTCAAAGTTGAATCACATAACCATCCTTCAGCAGTAGAACCTTATCAAGGCGCAGCTACAGGAGTGGGCGGCATCATTAGAGATATCGTTTCTATGGGTGCAAGACCTATCAATTTACTAAATAGTTTACGCTTTGGTGAATTAACAGAGAAACAAAATCGTCGTTTATTGCGTGGTGTTGTCGCTGGTATCGGTGGTTATGGTAACTGTATTGGTATTCCAACTACTGCAGGTGAAATTGAGTTCGATAGTAGATATGATGGCAACCCTTTAGTTAATGCTATGTGTGTAGGTGTAATCGACCACGACATGATTCAAAAAGGGACTGCAAAAGGTGAAGGCAACCCAGTGATTTATGTTGGATTAAAAACTGGCCGCGATGGTATTCATGGTGCTACATTTGCTTCTGAAGAACTAAGTGAAGATAGCGAAAGCAAACGACCATCTGTTCAAATTGGTGATCCATTTGTGGGTAAAAAACTAATGGAAGCAACACTTGAAGCAATTACATTTGACGAACTTGTGGGGATACAAGATATGGGTGCAGCCGGACTTACTTCTTCATCTTCAGAGATGGCAGCAAAAGGTGGCAGTGGTTTACACCTTAAACTTGAAAATGTACCAACTAGAGAAGAAGGCATTTCACCATATGAAATGATGCTCTCTGAAACGCAAGAACGTATGCTACTTGTTGTTGAAAAAGGTACAGAGGATAAATTTTTGGAATTATTCGACAAGCATGAATTAGATAGTGCAGTAATTGGTGAAGTGACAAATACAGACCGTTTTGTTCTTACTTATGAAGACGAAGTATATGCTGACATACCAGTACAACCGTTATCAGACGAAGCACCTGTATACACTCTAGAAGGTGAAGCACCAGAATATAGTACAGCAAAAAATGATTATAGCAATATTGATGTGGAAAATGTGTTTGACCAATTACTACAACATCCTACAATTGCATCAAAGCGTTATTTATATGAACAATATGACCAACAAGTCGGTGCAAATACCATTGTAAAACCGGGTTTGCAATCATCTGTAGTACGTGTTGAAGGTACAAATAAAGCTATTGCATCCACAATTGATGGTGAAGCACGTTACGTATTTAATAATCCGTATGAAGGCGGAAAAATGGTCGTCGCTGAAGCATATCGCAATTTAATATCTGTAGGGGCTACACCATTAGCTATGACTGATTGTTTGAATTATGGTTCTCCAGAAAATAAAGAAATCTATCAACAACTTGCAGACTCAACAAAAGGTATGGCAGAAGCTTGTGAAGTCTTAAGTACCCCTGTCGTGTCTGGTAACGTGTCGTTATATAACGAAAATAGAGAAGCATCTATTTTCCCAACACCGGTTGTAGGTATGGTTGGATTAATTGAAGATATTCAATATCTAAATGAATTTACTCCGCATGCAGGAGATACTTTATACATTGTTGGTGAAACAAAAGACGATTTTGGCGGAAGTCAAATTGAGAAACTACTTTACAAAGAGGTCAATCATGAGTTTGAAGCGATTGATTTATCGGACGAAGTACGTAAAGGCGAATCTATTAAACAAGTAATTCGTAATGGTATTGCATCACATGTACAAACAGTTGGTAAGGGTGGATTACTAGTGACATTGGCTCGTATAAGTGCACATTACCAATTAGGTATGAACGTTAATTTAGATGTTACAAATGAACAACTTTTCAGTGAAACACAAGGTCGTTATGTTGTTGCAGTTAAAGAAGGTCAATCGTTCGATGTAGAAAACGCAGTAGAAATTGGTAAGTTAACTCAAGACAACCATTTCCTCGTATCAAACAAGGAAGTTCAAGTAACACGAGAAGTTAAAAATCTGAATGAATTGTGGGAAGGGGCTATTCCTAAATGTATGACTACAGTGGATTAA
- a CDS encoding DUF5011 domain-containing protein gives MNKLIQSLSALGVSATLVSPNLSAEATDNSTPELKGTNDTIIEKGDDYNLLNGVSAFDKEDGDLTHKITVDGDINTNKTGKYKVEYKVEDSNGAVKKSIRYVEVK, from the coding sequence ATGAATAAACTAATACAGTCATTATCAGCGTTAGGCGTATCTGCAACACTTGTGTCACCTAACTTAAGTGCAGAAGCTACTGATAATTCAACACCAGAACTAAAAGGTACTAATGATACAATCATCGAAAAAGGTGACGATTACAATTTACTTAATGGTGTAAGTGCCTTTGATAAAGAAGATGGCGATTTAACTCATAAAATTACCGTTGATGGAGATATAAATACAAATAAAACTGGAAAGTATAAAGTTGAATACAAAGTTGAAGATTCAAATGGTGCTGTAAAAAAATCTATACGTTATGTTGAAGTTAAGTAA
- the purQ gene encoding phosphoribosylformylglycinamidine synthase I — translation MKFAVLKFPGSNCDRDMYNAAVKSGVQAEFVDYRNTSLEGFDGVLIPGGFSFGDYLRSGAMASVAPITEEVKRFADEGKPVLGVCNGFQILTEIGLLPGALLHNDSHLFVSRNETLKVVNNKTMYTNLYEANEEVIYPVAHGEGHYYCTPEMYEALEANNQIVLKYLDNPNGSYNDIAGIINKKGNVCGMMPHPERAIESILGTDSGVKLFEAMVNSWREQNV, via the coding sequence ATGAAATTTGCAGTGTTGAAATTTCCAGGATCAAACTGTGACCGAGATATGTATAACGCGGCAGTGAAATCTGGTGTCCAAGCAGAATTTGTAGATTATAGAAATACTTCTTTAGAAGGGTTTGATGGTGTACTTATACCTGGCGGTTTCTCATTTGGAGATTATTTACGCTCAGGTGCGATGGCGAGTGTTGCACCGATTACTGAAGAAGTTAAACGTTTTGCAGATGAAGGGAAACCGGTTTTAGGTGTATGTAATGGTTTTCAAATTTTGACTGAAATTGGACTGTTACCAGGTGCATTATTGCATAACGACTCGCATTTATTTGTGAGCCGTAATGAAACTTTAAAAGTTGTAAATAATAAAACGATGTATACCAATTTATATGAAGCAAATGAAGAAGTAATTTATCCAGTTGCACATGGTGAAGGGCACTATTATTGTACGCCAGAAATGTATGAAGCATTAGAAGCCAACAATCAAATTGTTTTAAAATATCTGGACAATCCGAATGGTTCGTATAATGACATAGCCGGAATTATTAACAAAAAAGGAAATGTATGCGGTATGATGCCACATCCAGAACGCGCAATTGAGTCAATTCTAGGCACTGATAGTGGAGTGAAATTATTTGAAGCAATGGTAAATAGTTGGAGGGAACAAAATGTCTAA
- the purK gene encoding 5-(carboxyamino)imidazole ribonucleotide synthase, which yields MSFSKLKFGSTIGIIGGGQLGKMMAQSAQKMGFKVIVLDPDQECPCQYVAHEFINAAYDNQEALNQLGESSDVITYEFENISASQLQTLVSKYNVPQGYQAIQLLQDRLTEKQTLQAAQTQIAPFVQLSEPSDLNQAIENIGYPFIVKTRFGGYDGKGQVLVKDATYIDEAKSLVDKQECVAEQFLDLQKEVSLTVTIGNDNQITYFPLQENEHQHQILFKTIVPARTDIEKEQEAQNEVKKIIDHIHFVGTFTVEFFIDTHNHLYVNEIAPRPHNSGHYSIEACDYSQFDTHILAITGQKLPQSIELLKPAVMMNLLGRDLDLLEDQFADHPDWHVHIYGKNTRKSDRKMGHLTVLTDDVTRSEEILLNRFEGRYN from the coding sequence ATGAGCTTCAGTAAATTAAAATTCGGTTCGACTATTGGAATTATTGGCGGAGGTCAGCTAGGTAAAATGATGGCACAATCTGCCCAAAAAATGGGATTTAAAGTCATTGTACTTGATCCTGATCAAGAATGCCCATGTCAATATGTTGCACATGAATTTATTAATGCCGCTTACGATAATCAAGAAGCTTTAAATCAACTTGGTGAATCATCGGACGTCATTACTTACGAATTTGAAAACATTTCAGCAAGTCAATTACAAACATTAGTTTCAAAATATAATGTTCCTCAAGGTTATCAAGCAATTCAGTTACTACAAGACCGATTGACTGAAAAACAAACGTTGCAAGCAGCACAAACTCAAATTGCACCATTTGTTCAATTATCTGAACCGAGTGATTTGAATCAAGCAATTGAAAATATTGGTTATCCATTTATCGTAAAAACACGTTTCGGTGGTTATGATGGTAAAGGTCAAGTTTTGGTTAAAGACGCAACTTATATTGATGAAGCAAAGTCGCTTGTTGATAAACAAGAATGTGTAGCCGAACAATTTCTAGACTTACAAAAAGAAGTTTCACTTACAGTGACGATTGGCAATGATAACCAAATCACGTACTTTCCACTCCAAGAAAATGAACATCAACATCAAATACTTTTTAAAACAATTGTACCAGCCCGTACAGATATAGAAAAAGAACAAGAAGCACAAAATGAAGTTAAAAAAATTATTGATCACATCCATTTTGTAGGTACATTTACCGTTGAATTCTTCATCGATACACATAATCATTTATATGTTAATGAAATTGCACCGAGACCACATAATTCAGGACACTATTCAATAGAAGCATGTGATTACTCTCAATTTGATACACATATATTAGCAATTACAGGACAAAAGTTACCACAATCTATTGAATTGCTAAAACCTGCAGTAATGATGAATTTATTAGGTAGAGATTTAGATCTTTTAGAAGATCAATTTGCTGACCATCCAGATTGGCATGTGCATATATATGGTAAAAACACACGTAAATCAGATAGAAAAATGGGTCATTTAACTGTTTTAACTGATGATGTGACTCGTTCTGAAGAAATATTGTTAAACAGATTTGAAGGGAGATACAACTAA
- the purE gene encoding 5-(carboxyamino)imidazole ribonucleotide mutase, with amino-acid sequence MKVVVIMGSSSDWETMKESCLMLDQLEIPYDKKVVSAHRTPQLMFEFSKEAREKGYDVIIAGAGGAAHLPGMVASMTTLPVIGVPIESKSLKGLDSLLSIVQMPGGIPVATTAIGKAGAKNAGVLAARILSIGNKTVQKNLENFEKTLVEKVSEMQHELQ; translated from the coding sequence GTGAAAGTGGTAGTTATAATGGGGAGTTCTTCTGATTGGGAGACAATGAAAGAAAGTTGTCTTATGCTAGACCAATTAGAAATTCCTTATGATAAAAAAGTAGTCTCAGCGCATCGTACGCCACAATTAATGTTTGAATTTTCTAAAGAAGCAAGAGAAAAAGGATATGATGTCATTATTGCTGGAGCAGGTGGTGCGGCACATTTACCAGGTATGGTAGCATCAATGACAACATTACCCGTGATTGGGGTACCAATCGAGTCAAAAAGTTTAAAAGGATTAGATTCGCTATTATCTATCGTTCAAATGCCAGGAGGTATACCAGTAGCAACAACTGCGATAGGCAAAGCTGGTGCCAAAAATGCAGGCGTGTTAGCGGCTAGGATTTTAAGTATTGGCAATAAAACAGTCCAAAAGAATTTGGAAAATTTCGAAAAAACATTAGTTGAGAAAGTGAGTGAAATGCAACATGAGCTTCAGTAA
- the qoxA gene encoding cytochrome aa3 quinol oxidase subunit II: MSKFKSLLLLFGSLILLSGCENVEVLNPKGPMASDTKFLIIYSIIFMLAIVVAVILLFTVFLFKYRMGKTEETGKMHHSFLLESIWFIIPILIVIAIAIPTVKSLYMYEETPDKEDDPIVVYATSAGYKWFFSYPEEKIETVNHLTIPKDRPVVFKLQSMDMMTSFWIPQLGGQKYAMTGMTMDWTLTSSEEGTFRGRNSNFNGEGFSRQTFDVNSVSQSEFNDWVKDAQSKKELDQDTFDKQLLPTTENEELTFSGTHLAFVDPAADPEYIFHAYDRFNYVQKDPNFNTEEELTEDVLDEPDQPARKPQITNANYERHGMKAMILGNDEPYNSEFKGEEKHNVEEMDKISKGAKDEKVSEIEKKEHESGGGH; the protein is encoded by the coding sequence GTGTCAAAATTTAAGTCTTTGCTTCTACTCTTTGGCTCGCTAATTTTACTTAGTGGTTGTGAGAATGTAGAAGTTTTAAACCCAAAAGGGCCAATGGCAAGTGATACGAAGTTCTTGATTATCTATTCAATCATCTTCATGCTTGCTATAGTTGTCGCTGTAATTCTCTTGTTCACAGTCTTTCTATTCAAATATAGAATGGGCAAAACAGAGGAAACAGGAAAGATGCATCATAGTTTTTTACTTGAATCGATCTGGTTCATTATTCCAATTCTCATTGTAATTGCTATAGCCATTCCAACGGTTAAATCACTTTACATGTATGAGGAAACACCAGACAAAGAGGATGATCCAATTGTAGTTTATGCTACAAGTGCTGGTTACAAGTGGTTCTTTAGTTATCCTGAAGAAAAAATTGAAACTGTTAATCACTTAACAATACCGAAAGATCGTCCAGTTGTTTTCAAACTCCAATCAATGGATATGATGACAAGTTTCTGGATACCACAACTTGGTGGTCAGAAATACGCGATGACAGGTATGACGATGGACTGGACATTAACATCCAGTGAAGAAGGTACGTTCCGTGGACGTAACTCAAACTTCAATGGTGAAGGTTTTTCTCGTCAAACTTTCGATGTTAACTCAGTAAGTCAAAGTGAATTTAACGATTGGGTCAAAGATGCTCAAAGTAAAAAAGAGTTAGATCAAGATACATTTGATAAGCAACTTTTACCAACTACTGAAAATGAAGAGTTAACTTTCAGTGGTACCCATCTAGCATTTGTTGATCCTGCAGCAGATCCTGAGTATATTTTCCACGCTTATGATCGCTTCAATTACGTACAGAAAGATCCGAACTTTAACACTGAAGAAGAATTAACTGAAGATGTGTTAGATGAACCTGATCAACCTGCACGTAAACCGCAAATCACAAATGCGAACTATGAGAGACATGGTATGAAAGCCATGATTCTTGGCAACGATGAACCATACAACAGTGAATTCAAAGGCGAAGAAAAACATAACGTCGAGGAAATGGACAAAATCTCTAAAGGTGCTAAAGACGAAAAAGTATCTGAAATAGAGAAAAAAGAGCATGAATCTGGAGGTGGACATTAA
- the purS gene encoding phosphoribosylformylglycinamidine synthase subunit PurS: MKTIELHITLQPQVLDTQGQALNRAVHDLGYKQVNDIRVGKVLYMTIDEATDEAVHNVVTTLSEKLFANTVIEEYSYKVLDEGEKA; encoded by the coding sequence ATGAAAACAATCGAATTACACATCACTTTACAACCGCAAGTACTTGATACACAAGGACAAGCATTAAACCGCGCAGTACATGATTTAGGATATAAACAAGTGAACGATATTCGCGTAGGTAAAGTTTTATATATGACAATTGATGAAGCAACTGACGAAGCTGTACACAATGTGGTTACAACACTAAGTGAAAAATTATTTGCTAATACTGTAATTGAAGAATATAGTTACAAAGTTTTGGATGAAGGAGAGAAAGCTTAA
- the purC gene encoding phosphoribosylaminoimidazolesuccinocarboxamide synthase has protein sequence MSLLYEGKAKRIFSTGEPEILRVEYKDEVTAGNGAKKDFIEGKGRLNNQITTRIFNFIKAQGVNSHFIEQTSETEQLVKSVDIIPLEVVVRNIAAGSITKRLGFEKGHEFDAPLVEFFYKNDDLNDPLITEDHIKLLHIATDDEIAILKEAAKEINAILVQLMDKMDLRLVDFKIEFGRTTDGQIILADEISPDTCRIWDKHSDTNFDKDVYREDTGSIIETYQTFLNKLEAL, from the coding sequence ATGTCTTTGTTATATGAAGGGAAAGCGAAAAGAATTTTCTCAACTGGAGAACCTGAAATACTACGCGTTGAATATAAAGATGAAGTGACAGCTGGAAATGGGGCGAAAAAAGATTTCATAGAAGGTAAAGGACGATTAAACAATCAAATTACTACTAGAATTTTTAATTTTATAAAAGCTCAAGGCGTGAATAGTCACTTTATTGAACAGACTTCTGAAACTGAACAACTTGTGAAATCGGTAGATATTATTCCTTTGGAAGTAGTAGTAAGAAATATTGCAGCTGGTTCTATAACAAAGAGATTAGGTTTTGAAAAAGGTCATGAATTTGATGCTCCACTCGTAGAGTTTTTCTATAAAAATGATGATTTAAATGATCCATTGATTACAGAAGATCATATTAAGTTATTACACATAGCAACAGATGATGAAATTGCAATTTTAAAAGAAGCAGCTAAAGAAATAAACGCGATACTTGTTCAATTAATGGATAAAATGGATTTAAGGTTAGTTGACTTTAAAATTGAATTTGGGCGTACGACAGATGGTCAAATTATATTAGCTGACGAAATTTCACCAGACACTTGTCGCATATGGGATAAACATAGCGATACAAATTTTGATAAAGATGTATATCGTGAAGACACGGGATCAATTATTGAAACATATCAAACTTTCTTAAATAAATTGGAGGCACTATAA
- the purF gene encoding amidophosphoribosyltransferase, with amino-acid sequence MYDYSGLNEECGVFGIWDHPEAAQLTYMGLHSLQHRGQEGAGIVCSDGESLVGQRGMGLLTEAISDTQLESFKSYKHAIGHVRYATSGNKGIENIQPFLYHFYDMSAAVCHNGNLINAQSLKRSLEHQGSIFHSSSDTEVIMHLIRRSKAPTFEDALQESLRKIKGGFTFALLTKDALYGAVDPNAIRPLVVGKMKTGAYIIASETCAIDVLGAEFVQDIHAGEYVVINDEGIRVESYTRHTTTAISAMEYIYFARPDSTIAGKNVHAIRKQSGKQLAQESPADNADMVIGVPNSSLSAASGYAEESGLPYEMGLVKNQYVARTFIQPTQELREQGVRVKLSAVKDIVHNKNIVLVDDSIVRGTTSKRIVQMLKDAGANEVHVRIASPEFMFPSFYGIDVSTTAELISANKSPQEISEHIGSDSLAYLTVDGLIQSIGLNEDAPYSGLCVESFTGDYPAGLYDYESDYLEHLSERQKEYLANHTQYFDKEGNLNV; translated from the coding sequence ATGTATGACTACAGTGGATTAAATGAAGAGTGTGGTGTATTTGGAATTTGGGATCATCCGGAAGCTGCACAGTTAACATATATGGGGTTACACAGTTTACAACACCGTGGCCAAGAAGGCGCTGGTATCGTGTGTTCGGATGGCGAATCACTTGTTGGACAACGCGGTATGGGTTTACTTACTGAAGCAATTTCAGATACCCAACTTGAATCTTTTAAATCCTATAAACATGCAATTGGTCATGTACGTTATGCCACTTCTGGTAATAAAGGAATAGAAAATATCCAACCGTTTTTATATCATTTTTATGATATGAGTGCCGCAGTTTGTCATAACGGTAATCTAATTAATGCACAAAGTTTAAAAAGATCGTTAGAACATCAAGGTTCTATTTTTCATTCTTCATCAGATACAGAAGTAATTATGCATTTAATACGTCGAAGCAAGGCACCAACCTTTGAAGATGCGCTTCAAGAAAGTTTGAGAAAAATCAAAGGTGGCTTTACTTTCGCATTATTAACGAAAGATGCGTTATATGGTGCAGTTGATCCTAATGCAATTCGCCCGTTAGTTGTAGGCAAAATGAAGACTGGTGCATATATCATTGCTAGTGAAACATGTGCGATTGATGTATTAGGCGCAGAATTTGTGCAAGATATTCATGCAGGTGAATATGTTGTGATTAATGACGAGGGTATTAGAGTAGAGTCTTATACAAGACATACGACAACTGCAATTTCAGCAATGGAATACATTTATTTCGCAAGACCTGATTCTACGATTGCTGGTAAAAATGTTCATGCGATTAGAAAACAATCAGGTAAACAGCTTGCCCAAGAAAGCCCAGCTGACAATGCTGACATGGTCATTGGTGTGCCAAACTCTTCTCTATCTGCGGCTTCAGGTTATGCAGAGGAAAGCGGATTACCTTATGAGATGGGACTTGTTAAAAATCAATACGTAGCACGTACATTTATTCAACCTACGCAAGAACTACGAGAGCAAGGCGTACGAGTTAAGCTGTCTGCAGTTAAAGATATCGTTCATAATAAAAATATTGTACTTGTTGATGATTCCATTGTAAGGGGTACGACAAGTAAACGCATTGTACAAATGTTAAAAGACGCTGGTGCAAATGAAGTGCACGTTCGTATTGCATCACCAGAGTTCATGTTCCCAAGTTTTTATGGTATAGATGTCTCGACTACAGCTGAATTGATTTCTGCGAATAAATCGCCTCAAGAAATTAGCGAGCATATTGGATCAGATTCCTTAGCATACTTAACTGTCGATGGACTTATTCAATCTATTGGACTGAATGAAGATGCACCATACAGTGGTTTATGTGTAGAAAGTTTTACTGGAGATTATCCAGCTGGACTTTATGACTATGAGTCTGACTATCTAGAGCATTTAAGTGAGCGTCAAAAGGAATATTTAGCAAATCATACACAATACTTTGATAAAGAGGGGAATTTAAATGTCTAA
- the folD gene encoding bifunctional methylenetetrahydrofolate dehydrogenase/methenyltetrahydrofolate cyclohydrolase FolD, whose protein sequence is MVAKILDGKQIAKDYRQGLKDQVEALQSKGYTPKLSVILVGNDGASQSYVNSKKKAAEKIGMISEIVHLDESTSEADVLNELKRLNEDDTVSGILVQVPLPKQVSEQKVIESIDPTKDVDGFHPENIGKLYIDQQTFVPCTPLGIMELLNHADIDLEGKDAVVIGRSHIVGQPVSKLLLQKNASVTILHSRTKDMQSYLKNADVIVSAVGRPGLVTKEDVKEGAVVIDVGNTPDENGKLKGDIAYDEVKEVAGAITPVPGGVGPMTITMVLNNTLMAEKMRRGIE, encoded by the coding sequence ATGGTCGCTAAAATTTTAGACGGGAAACAAATTGCAAAAGATTACAGACAAGGTCTTAAAGATCAAGTTGAAGCTTTGCAATCTAAGGGTTACACACCTAAACTATCTGTAATACTTGTAGGTAACGATGGTGCAAGTCAAAGTTATGTAAATTCTAAAAAGAAAGCAGCAGAAAAAATTGGTATGATTTCTGAAATCGTACATTTAGATGAATCAACATCTGAAGCAGACGTTCTAAACGAACTTAAACGTTTAAATGAAGATGATACTGTGAGCGGTATATTAGTACAAGTACCTTTACCAAAACAAGTAAGTGAACAAAAAGTTATAGAATCTATAGATCCAACAAAAGATGTGGATGGCTTCCACCCTGAAAATATTGGTAAACTTTATATAGACCAACAAACTTTCGTTCCATGTACACCTTTAGGCATTATGGAATTATTAAATCATGCTGATATTGATTTAGAAGGTAAAGATGCAGTTGTTATCGGACGTAGTCATATCGTAGGACAACCAGTATCTAAATTGTTATTACAAAAAAATGCATCTGTTACGATTCTTCATTCAAGAACTAAGGATATGCAAAGTTATTTAAAAAATGCTGATGTCATCGTTAGTGCTGTTGGTCGTCCGGGATTAGTTACAAAAGAAGATGTCAAAGAAGGCGCAGTTGTAATTGATGTTGGTAACACACCAGACGAAAATGGTAAATTAAAAGGTGATATTGCTTATGATGAAGTAAAAGAAGTTGCAGGCGCAATTACTCCAGTTCCTGGTGGCGTTGGCCCAATGACTATTACTATGGTTTTAAATAATACGCTTATGGCGGAAAAAATGCGTAGAGGTATTGAATAA